Sequence from the Paraburkholderia acidiphila genome:
CGTGGAACACGCCGACGATCGCCGCGCCGCGCTCGCGCGCCTCGCCAATCAGGCTCGCGACGACTTCGCGGTTTTCCGCGTCGAGCGACGCCGTGGGTTCGTCGAGCAGCAGTACGCGGTGCTGCGCGATCAGGCCCCGCGCGATGTTCACGCGCTGCTGCTCGCCGCCGGAGAACGTGGCGGGCGCGAGCGGCCAGAGGCGCTGTGGCACATTCAGGCGCGCAAGCAGAGTTTGCGCGCGCTCGCGGGCTTCGTCTTCCTCCACGCCGCGCGAAACGAGCGGCGCGGCGACGATGTCGAGTGCGCTCACGCGCGGAATCACGCGCAGAAACTGGCTCACGTAGCCCACCACATTACGGCGCAGGCGCAGGATGTCGTGAGGCGCTGCGCCCGTGATCTCCAGATGCTCGAGCGGTGCGCCCTCGTCGCGGATTGCGATCGAGCCGCCGCTCGCGAGATAGTTGCCGTACAGGCAGCGCAAAAACGTGCTCTTGCCCGCGCCCGACGGTCCGACCAGCACGATGCATTCGCCGCGCTCCACGTCGAGCGAAACGCCCGCGAGCGCTTCGATGCCGATGCCGCCCTGGCCGTGCAGCGTGAAGGTCTTGCGCACGTCTTCGGCGCGCAGCATGAGCGCGGGGCGTTCGATGAACGCGCGCGTGCCGCGGGCAACGCTTGCGGCCAACGATTCGGCCGATGATGAAGTGAAAGTCATGTCGATCATCCTAGACCGGCAGCACGGAGGCCACCAGCGTCTGCGTATAGGGATGTTGCGGGTCGTCCAGCACCTGGTCGGTCAGGCCCGATTCGACCACCGTGCCGCCTTGCATCACCATCAAGCGATGCGCGAGCAGGCGCGCCACGCCGATGTCGTGCGTGACGATCAGCACCGAAAGATGCAGCGTGCCCGTGAGCGTGCGCAGCAGGTCGAGCAGGCGCGCCTGCACGGACACGTCGAGACCCGCCGTGGGCTCGTCCATGAAGACGAGGCGCGGCCCTGTGACGAGATTGCGCGCGATCTGCAGGCGCTGCTGCATGCCGCCCGAAAACGCCGAGGGCAACTCGTCGATACGCTGGGCGTCCAGTTCCACGCGCTGCATCCATTGCTGCGCCGTGTGGCGGATCTGCCCATAGTGGCGCGCACCCACGGCCATCAGCGGCTCGCCGATATTGGCGCCCGCGGAAACGCCGGCGCGCAGGCCGTCGCGTGGATTCTGCTGCACGAAGCCCCATTCGGTGCGCGCGAGCAGGCGGCGGCGCGGCTCGGAAAGCGTGCGCAGGTCGAGTGTTTCGCCGTTCGCGTTCGTGTAGTGCAGCGCGCCCGAGTCGGACTCGGTGCGCAGCGCGAGCGTGTTGAGCAGCGTGGTCTTGCCCGAGCCCGATTCGCCGACGATGCACAGCACCTCGCCGGGATACAGGTCGAAACTCACGTCGCGGCAGCCGTTGCGGCCGCCGTACTGCTTCGTGAGCGATCTTGCGCTTAGCAGCGGCGTCATGCGTTTTCTCCTGCTTCGTTCGTTGCGTGTGCATCGATCTGCTCGCGCCGGTCGTGGCAATAGTCGCTGTCCGAGCACACGAACATGCGCTTGCCGGCGTCGTCGACGATCATCTCGTCGAGGAAGCTTTCGCGCGAGCCGCATAGGGCGCACGCATGCTCCCAGCGCTGCACTTCGAACGGATGGTCGTCGAAATCGAGGCTCTTCACCGGCGTGTACGGCGGAATCGCGTAGATGCGGCGCTCGCGGCCCGCGCCGAACAACTGCAGCGCGGCGTTCATATGGAGCTTGGGGTTGTCGAACTTAGGAATCGGCGAGGGCGACGTGAGATAGCGGCCGTTCACCGTCACCGGGTAGTCGTACGTCGTGGCGATGCTGCCGTGCTGCACAATGTCCTCATAAAGCTTCACGCTGATGAGGCCATAGTCGGCGAGCGCATGCAGCTTTTTGCATTCGGCCACGCGCGGCTCCAGCCGGAACAGTGGCTCGGGCATCGGCACCTGGTACACGAGGATCTGCTTGTCCGTGAGCGGCGTTTCGGGAATGCGGTGCCGCGTCTGGACGATCGAGGCCTCGCTCGTGCGGCGCGTGGTGGCCACACCCGTTGTACGCGCGAAAAAGCGGCGGATGTTGACTGCGTTCGTGGTGTCGTCCGAGCCCTGGTCGATCACCTTGAGCGTGTCCTTCGCGCCGATGATCGCCGCCGTCACCTGAATGCCGCCCGTGCCCCAGCCATACGGCAGCGGCATTTCGCGCGAGGCGAACGGCACCTGGTAGCCCGGCACGGCCACGGCCTTGAGCAGCGCGCGGCGCAGCATGCGCTTGGTCTGCTCGTCGAGGTACGCGAAGTTATAGCCCGAGACGGCCTGCGTTTCGTGGGACGCGACTTCGGCTGCGGTGGATTGCAAGGTATCGGGCGCGTTCATGCGGCCTCCTTGTTTTGCGCGTCGGCATCGGCGTCGGTGCCGCTGCTGTTGCCGCGTTCGTGCTGCGCGCGCAGCTTGCGCACAAGTTCCAGTTCAGCCTGGAAATCCACGTAGTGCGGCAGCTTCAAGTGTTGAACGAAGCCCGAGGCCTCCACGTTGTCGCTGTGCGAAAGCATGAATTCGATGTCCTGAGTCGGCGAGGCGATCGTCTCGCCCAGCTCCTCGGCGCGCAGCGCGCGGTCGACGAGCGCCATCGCCATGGCCTTGCGCTCCGCGTGCCCGAACGCGAGGCCATAGCCTTGCGTGAATTGCGGCGGCACATCTTTCGCACCCGCGAACTGGTTGATCATCTGGCACTCGGTCAGGTCGATCTCGCCGATTTCGACGGCCTCGTCGAGTTCGTCCAGCATCATTTCTACGCAGACCGAACCAAACCGGATCTCGCCCGCGAACGGATGCGAATGCGCGTAGCCGCGCTGCGTGGCATAGCCCATCGCGAGCAGGAAGCCCTCGTCGCCGCGTGCGAGATTCTGCAGGCGTACGGTACGATCGGCGGGGAACGCAAGCGGTTCGCGCGAGAGGTCGCCGGGTTCGCGTGCCTGCGGCGAGCGCGTTTCCTGTTCGATCAGGCCTTCCTTGTCGAGCAGAGAGACCACGCGGGGCATGGCTTCTACGGGCGGCGTGGCGCGCGGCGCCTCGGGCGCGGCGTTCGCCGCATCGGCGCCTTCGGCCAGCAGGGCGAAGTCGAGCAGACGTTGCGTGTAATCGTAGGTCGCGCCGAGCACCTGGCCGCCGGGCACGTCTTTGAACGTGGCGGAGATACGGCGCTCCACCACCATGTTTTCCGTTTCGACCGGTTGCGTGTAGCCGAATCGCGGCAGCGTGGTGCGGTAGGCGCGCAGCAGGAAGATCGCTTCGACGAGATCGCCCGCTGCCTGCTTGATCGCGAGTGCGGCCAGTTCTTCGTCGTAGACCGAACCTTCGGCCATCACACGCGCCACGGCAAGGCGCATCTGTTCGCGGATCTGCGCCACGCTCAGCTCGGGCACGCGCGTGTCGCCGCGGCGTGCTTCGTCGAGCAGGCGCCACGACGCTTCGATCGCGCGCTCTCCTCCTTTGACGGCGACGTACATCAGTGCATCTCCACGAGAGTGGTGCGCGGCAGGCCCATCAGACGGTCGCCGCACACGAGATAGAAGTCGATGCCGCACGGGAAGTGCGGCGCGAGGGCGGCGCGTTCGCGCCAGAAGCGCTCGGGCAGGCCGGCGGGCGCGATGCTGCAGGTCGTTTCGATGCCGGGGCCGCGCAGCGTGAGCGGCGCGCCGCCCGTGAGCGAATCGACCCGCACGAACACCGTGGCCGACTGCTCAGGCGATTCGGGCGTGCCGCTCGCGAAGGCTTCGAGCGGCGGCAGAGCGGCGGCGTCGTGCACGTAGGCGAACGCGGCTTCGCGCGCTTCCTGGGCAAGCGGCGCGCCGGCGTGAAAGCGCAGCGCGGCCGCGAGCGCGGCGTCGGGCTGGGCGAGCCAGACGGGCGTGGCGTAGTCTGCGAGTGCGAGCAGCGAGGCGAAGGCGGCGAGGCCGGCGCGCGCGGGCGAGGCATTCGCCGCCGTGGCCGCGGGCAGCGGTGTTTCGATTACGCCGATCGTGCCAGGGCGCGCGAGCGCGTCGAGCAGCGTGCGGAACACGGTCTGCGTGTCGTGAACGGGGTCGCCGAAGCCGGGCGCGAGCGCCGCGAGCAAATCGGGCGTCATGGCGTTGCGTTCGTTGCTCATGCGTCACCTCGAACCATCGTGAAGAACTCGACCCGCGTGCTGGCGGCGTCGGCGCGGCGCGCGTCGCGCTGTGCGGCGAGGCGCGCGGCGAGCGGCTCGATCAGTCGCGCACGCAACTGGTCGTGGCGTGCGGGCAGTTGCAGCAGCGCGTCGGCGAGTGCGGCCAGCTCGGCGCGGCGTTTGTCGCGCCCCAAATGGCAGGCCACGCCGACCGGGCCGGGCTCGCTGGCATCGGCGCTTGCGGTGCCTTCGGTGCTCGAAGCGCGCAGGCGCAGCGTGGCGCGGGTGACAGTGGCTTCGCCCAGATTGAAGGCATCGCCGGTGCCGCCAATGCGGCCGCGCACCATGGCGAGTCCGGTTTGCGGCGGACGCAGCCAGTCGAAAGCGGGCTCGGGTGCGCCGGCGAGCGCTTCGCTGAGCGCCGCTTCAAGCTCGGCGCGCGGGGTGTGCGCGAGAACGGCCATCCATGCGCGCCGGGTAGCCGATGCGGTGGATGGGGTGGAGGAAGCGTTCATCGGAGTTCCTGTGTCGTGAACGGGTGAGAACGGACATGGCAACTGCGCCTGGCGAACAGCCTTGGCCGGCACATCATCGATTGAACCATCTATTCATCTAAACGTCTAGACGTTTAATGGTACAGTCGTCTAACGCAAGCGCAACGGAGGTTTTCATATTTCCATCACGCCCTGCGCACTACAATGCACAAAACGCTATTGGAACCGAGAGGAATGACAGCACCATGACATCGAACGACGAGGCGCCGTCCAGCCTGCTTGAGCGCGGCGCGGGGGTGGCGGTGTGGCGGCAGATCGAGCAGATCCTCGCGGCGGAGATCGCTGCGAAGGGCTTTGGCGAAGACGGCCGGCTGCCTAGCGAGGGCGAGCTGGCGCGCCGCTTCGACGTGAACCGCCACACGGTGCGGCGCGCGATGCTGGGCCTCGCGGCGCTGGGCCTCGTGAGCGTGGAGCAGGGGCGCGGCACCTTCGTGCAGCCCGGCGCGATCGACTACACCATCGGCAAGCGCACGCGCTTCACGGAGAACCTGAAGCGTCATCAGCATGCGGCGGCGGGCAAGCTGCTCGCGTCGTCGCGCGGCAAGGCGGACCCCACCGTTGCCAAGGCGCTCGGTCTGCGCGCGGGCGCGCTCGTGTACCGGCTCGAAACGCTGCACGAGTCCGACGGCGTGCCGCTCACCTACGCGCGCAGCTGGTATCCGGCCGCGCGCTTCGCCGATCTGCCCGTCGTCATGGAGCGCGTCGACAGTACGTCGAAGGCCCTCGCCGAATACGGCGTGACGGATTATCTGCGCAAGTGGAGCCGTATCGGCAGCGTGCTGCCCGACGCGGAAGTGGCGCGCCGCCTGAATATCAACCGGCAGCAGCCGGTGCTGTGGGTGGAGAACGTCGACGTCGATCTCGAAGGCGTGCCGATCAAGTACGGCATCACGCACTTCGCCGCCGACCGCGTGCAGCTGATGGTGGAGCACGACCTATGAGCGTGCTGCACGAAGACTTGAGCGAAGCCACGCGCTTCGCGCTTTACTACGCGCCGCCGCGCGAGTCGGCGTTTTGGCAGGCGGGCTGCGCGTGGCTTGGCCGCGATCCGGAAACGGGCGACACCCTCGCGCCGCCGCCGTGGCTCACCGGCCTGCCGCAGCCGCTGGAAGCGCTCACAGTTGCGCCGCGCCGCTATGGCTGGCACGGCACCCTCGTGCCGCCA
This genomic interval carries:
- the phnG gene encoding phosphonate C-P lyase system protein PhnG, giving the protein MNASSTPSTASATRRAWMAVLAHTPRAELEAALSEALAGAPEPAFDWLRPPQTGLAMVRGRIGGTGDAFNLGEATVTRATLRLRASSTEGTASADASEPGPVGVACHLGRDKRRAELAALADALLQLPARHDQLRARLIEPLAARLAAQRDARRADAASTRVEFFTMVRGDA
- the phnF gene encoding phosphonate metabolism transcriptional regulator PhnF → MTSNDEAPSSLLERGAGVAVWRQIEQILAAEIAAKGFGEDGRLPSEGELARRFDVNRHTVRRAMLGLAALGLVSVEQGRGTFVQPGAIDYTIGKRTRFTENLKRHQHAAAGKLLASSRGKADPTVAKALGLRAGALVYRLETLHESDGVPLTYARSWYPAARFADLPVVMERVDSTSKALAEYGVTDYLRKWSRIGSVLPDAEVARRLNINRQQPVLWVENVDVDLEGVPIKYGITHFAADRVQLMVEHDL
- the phnL gene encoding phosphonate C-P lyase system protein PhnL, giving the protein MTFTSSSAESLAASVARGTRAFIERPALMLRAEDVRKTFTLHGQGGIGIEALAGVSLDVERGECIVLVGPSGAGKSTFLRCLYGNYLASGGSIAIRDEGAPLEHLEITGAAPHDILRLRRNVVGYVSQFLRVIPRVSALDIVAAPLVSRGVEEDEARERAQTLLARLNVPQRLWPLAPATFSGGEQQRVNIARGLIAQHRVLLLDEPTASLDAENREVVASLIGEARERGAAIVGVFHDEDTRERVATRVLELTAPRTQAPLTAAA
- a CDS encoding carbon-phosphorus lyase complex subunit PhnI; the protein is MYVAVKGGERAIEASWRLLDEARRGDTRVPELSVAQIREQMRLAVARVMAEGSVYDEELAALAIKQAAGDLVEAIFLLRAYRTTLPRFGYTQPVETENMVVERRISATFKDVPGGQVLGATYDYTQRLLDFALLAEGADAANAAPEAPRATPPVEAMPRVVSLLDKEGLIEQETRSPQAREPGDLSREPLAFPADRTVRLQNLARGDEGFLLAMGYATQRGYAHSHPFAGEIRFGSVCVEMMLDELDEAVEIGEIDLTECQMINQFAGAKDVPPQFTQGYGLAFGHAERKAMAMALVDRALRAEELGETIASPTQDIEFMLSHSDNVEASGFVQHLKLPHYVDFQAELELVRKLRAQHERGNSSGTDADADAQNKEAA
- the phnH gene encoding phosphonate C-P lyase system protein PhnH, whose protein sequence is MSNERNAMTPDLLAALAPGFGDPVHDTQTVFRTLLDALARPGTIGVIETPLPAATAANASPARAGLAAFASLLALADYATPVWLAQPDAALAAALRFHAGAPLAQEAREAAFAYVHDAAALPPLEAFASGTPESPEQSATVFVRVDSLTGGAPLTLRGPGIETTCSIAPAGLPERFWRERAALAPHFPCGIDFYLVCGDRLMGLPRTTLVEMH
- a CDS encoding alpha-D-ribose 1-methylphosphonate 5-phosphate C-P-lyase PhnJ — translated: MNAPDTLQSTAAEVASHETQAVSGYNFAYLDEQTKRMLRRALLKAVAVPGYQVPFASREMPLPYGWGTGGIQVTAAIIGAKDTLKVIDQGSDDTTNAVNIRRFFARTTGVATTRRTSEASIVQTRHRIPETPLTDKQILVYQVPMPEPLFRLEPRVAECKKLHALADYGLISVKLYEDIVQHGSIATTYDYPVTVNGRYLTSPSPIPKFDNPKLHMNAALQLFGAGRERRIYAIPPYTPVKSLDFDDHPFEVQRWEHACALCGSRESFLDEMIVDDAGKRMFVCSDSDYCHDRREQIDAHATNEAGENA
- the phnK gene encoding phosphonate C-P lyase system protein PhnK; amino-acid sequence: MTPLLSARSLTKQYGGRNGCRDVSFDLYPGEVLCIVGESGSGKTTLLNTLALRTESDSGALHYTNANGETLDLRTLSEPRRRLLARTEWGFVQQNPRDGLRAGVSAGANIGEPLMAVGARHYGQIRHTAQQWMQRVELDAQRIDELPSAFSGGMQQRLQIARNLVTGPRLVFMDEPTAGLDVSVQARLLDLLRTLTGTLHLSVLIVTHDIGVARLLAHRLMVMQGGTVVESGLTDQVLDDPQHPYTQTLVASVLPV